The window TATGCTATTAAAGCCAAGCTCTGTTGCTTTTTTAACTGCATGCAACCACAAACTTCTGCCATATCCATGGTTAATTTTAGATGGCTCTATAAATAGATAATCAAGAGATGCTTCAGAATCCTTTCCACTCATACCATAGAAACCCCAAATTTGCTCATTTTTCAGGACATATACCTGGGAGGTAGCTATATATTCAGGAGATAGAACCAATTCCTGACAACATCGTTCTATAAAGTCATTGTTATAACCCCAAAATTTTTTAGATCGTAATGCTAGGGCACTAAGCTGTAGTGATTCCTTTTGCAAGGCACGTCTTATAATCACTCTCTCATCTCCATTTGAATAATAAGGTCGTTTTAAGCGAAAATAACCTTGATAGCATTATGGCCTTTTATTCTTTAAGAAATCTGGCATTAGGAGATGGTCCATAATTTTTTCCTGCTTTCATAATGAATCCTCCAGTTTTAAAAATGATTAAAATAAAAACCTGCATCAGTATTTTGTCTCCACAAACCATTCTAACAGAGGCATGCTCACTATCCTAGGGCATGCCGCTTTAATGGGCTGCAAGCAGTCGGACTCTATCCCCTGACTTGGTACTACATAAATATAATTGGTTTGCAATGAACCAAAACAAAGCGATGCCATAGGATATTATTAATAGCTAAAGAAAGTAGGTGAATCTTATGAATTCCAATTGTCCACATATATTGATTAATCTTTCCACCCGCCGCCTTGCCTACCATAAAGGGGATGGCCATTTAAACGAGTACCCTGTGGGGATCGGCAAGACCTCCACTCCAACACCAACAGGCACCTATGCTATAAGTGAAAAAGCAATGAATCCCCTCTCGGCCGAACTTGGAACCCGACTTTTACGACTCTCCAATACCAAAACATGTATCCATGGAACAGACGATCCGGTTTCAATCGGTAACCTCGTCTCCGGCGGCTGAATCCGAATGTATAATCAGGATATAGAGGAACTTTTCCAGATGGTTGAGACCGGTACGCAAGTTTTCATTATTTCCGAATAGCCATCCTCTAAAATATCCTGCAGGCCTGATTTCAGGCCTTTATATATTTTATACACCAAATAACCCTTTTACCGAAGATCTTCTCGGGAATATGGTGATGATGGATAGACTCATCGGCAGCAGCTTATTTGCTTGATTTTACAGCAGTACGCTGTACTGAATAAATATGAATGTATTTGTAGAATATAAATAGACAAAACTAACAAGCATTTAGGAGGTCATAGCTATAATGTCTTTAATTCCTCATGAACCATTCCGTCATTTAGATAATATTAGACGGGAGTTTGATCGTTTTTTAACTTCGGAAATCCCCGCGATCAGAACGAGCTTGGCCCAAAACTTTGGTAACCCCAATATTGATATTTACGAGACTGAAAACGATGTTTTAGTAACTTGCGATCTTCCGGGTTTGGAAAAGAAGGATGATGTCAATATCCATATTGATAATAATCTTCTAACCATTAGCGGTTCTGTAAACAGGGTTAACGAAATGAAGGAACATCATCTGCACCGGCAGGAGCGTTTTTCCGGACATTTTCAACGCTCGATCAGCTTGCCCTCTCGTGTTTCGG is drawn from Desulforamulus ruminis DSM 2154 and contains these coding sequences:
- a CDS encoding GNAT family N-acetyltransferase, whose protein sequence is MIIRRALQKESLQLSALALRSKKFWGYNNDFIERCCQELVLSPEYIATSQVYVLKNEQIWGFYGMSGKDSEASLDYLFIEPSKINHGYGRSLWLHAVKKATELGFNSILIDSDPNAKGFYLAMGAKQIGEVSSGSIPGRLLPLFCYTIDRFTV
- a CDS encoding L,D-transpeptidase: MINLSTRRLAYHKGDGHLNEYPVGIGKTSTPTPTGTYAISEKAMNPLSAELGTRLLRLSNTKTCIHGTDDPVSIGNLVSGG
- a CDS encoding Hsp20/alpha crystallin family protein yields the protein MSLIPHEPFRHLDNIRREFDRFLTSEIPAIRTSLAQNFGNPNIDIYETENDVLVTCDLPGLEKKDDVNIHIDNNLLTISGSVNRVNEMKEHHLHRQERFSGHFQRSISLPSRVSAENVKATYKNGVLEIRMPKLQSDTRKRIDVDFN